Proteins found in one Exiguobacterium sp. 9-2 genomic segment:
- a CDS encoding MBL fold metallo-hydrolase, with protein sequence MDIQQIRNATLVVTYANQVLLIDPFLGEKGSLPPFGQTPNAVANPLVDLPVDVKTLLDPDAVFVTHLHADHFDDAAKQFLPKHLPFYAQQEEDARQIREAGFTNVSSFDSGVTIGDIQVHRTGGQHGVGEIGERMGHVSGLVLTHPDEPTLYIAGDTIWCDEVAHAIEQHTPDIIVVNSGAAQFLTGEPITMSQRDLLAVHEAAAEATIIVSHLESVNHCLLRRDMIADFLAAFHLSAHFLIPEDGETMSF encoded by the coding sequence ATGGATATTCAACAAATTCGTAATGCGACGCTTGTCGTCACGTATGCCAATCAAGTTTTACTGATTGATCCGTTTCTCGGCGAAAAAGGCAGTTTACCTCCTTTCGGTCAAACGCCGAATGCCGTCGCCAATCCACTCGTCGACTTACCGGTCGATGTTAAGACACTGCTCGATCCTGACGCTGTCTTCGTCACGCATCTGCACGCGGATCATTTCGATGATGCTGCAAAACAATTTCTACCCAAGCATTTGCCATTCTATGCGCAGCAAGAAGAAGACGCACGGCAAATCCGAGAAGCCGGCTTCACGAACGTCTCTTCCTTCGATTCCGGTGTGACGATCGGTGATATCCAGGTCCATCGAACAGGTGGACAGCATGGTGTCGGTGAAATCGGTGAACGAATGGGACATGTCTCCGGACTTGTCCTCACGCATCCGGACGAACCGACGCTTTATATCGCAGGTGATACGATCTGGTGTGACGAGGTCGCGCATGCGATTGAACAACATACACCAGATATCATCGTCGTCAACAGTGGGGCTGCCCAGTTCCTGACGGGAGAACCGATCACGATGTCGCAGCGTGATCTCCTTGCCGTACACGAAGCAGCAGCGGAAGCAACGATCATCGTCTCGCACCTCGAGTCCGTCAATCACTGTCTCCTGCGGCGCGACATGATTGCTGACTTTTTAGCTGCCTTCCACCTCTCTGCCCATTTCCTCATTCCGGAAGATGGCGAAACGATGTCATTTTAA
- a CDS encoding arsinothricin resistance N-acetyltransferase ArsN1 family A, whose protein sequence is MHIRPVTEHDLPAVLSIYNEGIEDRIATLETDRKDLSFMTQWYAERTHRYAGYVAEDETGVLGFISLDPYNPRPVYATVGEISVYITRTHRGQGIGTQLLETAEQHARDHQMHKLILFTFPFNKIGQKLYIRSGFRIVGTFKEQGRLNGEYVDVMAMEKRLR, encoded by the coding sequence ATGCATATTCGTCCTGTAACGGAACATGATTTACCCGCCGTTCTATCCATTTATAATGAAGGCATCGAAGACCGAATCGCAACGCTTGAGACGGATCGAAAAGATTTATCGTTCATGACCCAGTGGTATGCAGAGCGTACGCATCGCTACGCTGGATATGTCGCAGAAGATGAGACAGGTGTCCTCGGCTTCATTTCTCTTGATCCGTATAACCCGCGTCCTGTCTATGCGACAGTTGGTGAGATTTCCGTCTACATTACTCGAACACATCGCGGACAAGGGATCGGGACACAGTTGTTAGAAACTGCCGAACAACATGCGCGCGATCATCAGATGCATAAGCTGATTCTCTTTACCTTCCCGTTCAATAAAATCGGACAAAAGCTCTACATCCGTTCCGGATTCCGGATTGTTGGGACATTTAAGGAACAAGGTCGCTTGAACGGCGAATACGTCGACGTCATGGCGATGGAGAAACGCTTACGATAG
- a CDS encoding 1,2-dihydroxy-3-keto-5-methylthiopentene dioxygenase has protein sequence MATVLFQETNTRYTDQTEVADFLASRGVLYEQWDVSKLPAPLVENFTLTDADKQTILDTFAPEIKDVSERRGYQTADIISLSDTTPNLDELLVNFQKEHHHTDDEVRFIVSGHGVFAIKDEEVGYYNIELNPGDLISVPVNTRHYFTLQEDRKVVAVRIFVTTDGWVPIYENETSTVS, from the coding sequence ATGGCAACAGTCTTATTCCAAGAAACAAACACACGGTATACGGATCAAACGGAAGTCGCTGACTTCCTCGCATCGCGCGGCGTTCTTTACGAACAATGGGACGTCTCAAAACTACCAGCACCTCTCGTCGAGAACTTCACACTGACGGATGCCGACAAACAAACGATTCTCGATACGTTCGCTCCAGAAATCAAAGACGTATCAGAACGTCGTGGATATCAGACAGCTGATATCATTTCACTTTCGGATACGACACCGAACCTTGACGAGTTGCTCGTCAACTTCCAGAAAGAACATCATCACACGGATGATGAAGTCCGTTTCATCGTAAGCGGTCACGGCGTCTTCGCGATCAAAGACGAAGAAGTCGGCTACTATAACATCGAACTCAATCCTGGTGATTTGATTTCTGTTCCTGTCAATACACGCCACTACTTTACGCTCCAAGAGGATCGGAAAGTCGTCGCTGTTCGAATTTTCGTCACGACGGATGGCTGGGTTCCAATTTACGAGAACGAGACATCCACGGTCTCTTAA
- a CDS encoding methylthioribulose 1-phosphate dehydratase: MTFMRRYEELRAIKQELAARDWFPGTSGNLAIRTSGIPIEFLVTASGKDKRQTTPDDFVHVDATGQLIGEQSGRPSAETLLHVEVFNRTNAGCSLHVHTIANNVISELYGDQGSITFSGQEIIKALGHWEEDATVTVPIIPNHADIPTLAAAFAPYVTADSGAVLIRNHGITVWAPIAFEAKKHLEAFEFLFNYTLTLQSCRQSIY; this comes from the coding sequence ATGACATTCATGCGACGGTATGAAGAACTACGCGCCATCAAACAAGAACTTGCAGCGCGCGATTGGTTCCCTGGTACGAGTGGTAACCTCGCCATTCGGACGTCCGGTATTCCGATTGAATTTCTTGTGACGGCAAGTGGGAAAGATAAGCGGCAGACGACTCCTGACGACTTCGTTCATGTCGATGCGACCGGTCAATTGATCGGCGAGCAATCCGGGCGCCCTTCTGCTGAGACATTGCTCCATGTCGAAGTGTTCAACCGAACGAACGCCGGATGTTCCCTGCATGTCCATACGATTGCGAACAATGTGATTTCGGAGTTATATGGCGATCAGGGAAGTATCACCTTCTCCGGTCAAGAAATCATCAAGGCACTCGGTCACTGGGAAGAAGATGCGACGGTCACGGTGCCGATCATTCCGAATCACGCGGACATCCCGACACTCGCTGCTGCTTTTGCGCCATATGTCACAGCGGACAGCGGTGCCGTCCTGATTCGCAATCACGGAATCACGGTCTGGGCACCGATCGCCTTTGAAGCAAAGAAACACCTCGAAGCCTTCGAGTTTTTATTCAACTATACGTTGACGTTGCAATCATGCCGTCAATCTATCTATTAA
- a CDS encoding 2-hydroxy-3-keto-5-methylthiopentenyl-1-phosphate phosphatase — protein sequence MTLRILCDFDGTVTMQDNIIALMEVFAPVNDFEPLKRGVLDRTLSIQSGVGQMFALLPSDGKADYLDFLMERAVIREGFSELLQYSRRQGIHFSIVSGGMDFFVEPILAPFLEQEQIYCNIADFSGPFVHIDWPHACDAHCTNGCGCCKTSVARTLCKDDDVIIVIGDSVTDFELAKQADRVYARDYLITLCEENDIAYTPFETFHDIVHDLARSEVTI from the coding sequence ATGACCTTACGAATTCTTTGTGACTTCGACGGTACCGTAACGATGCAGGATAACATCATTGCACTCATGGAGGTATTTGCGCCAGTGAATGACTTCGAACCGTTGAAACGTGGCGTGCTCGACCGGACGTTATCGATCCAAAGTGGTGTCGGGCAGATGTTCGCGCTTCTGCCGTCCGACGGTAAAGCGGACTATCTTGATTTCTTGATGGAGCGCGCTGTCATTCGCGAAGGATTTTCGGAGTTGCTTCAGTACAGTCGTCGTCAAGGAATCCATTTTTCGATTGTTAGCGGTGGAATGGACTTTTTCGTCGAACCGATCTTAGCACCGTTCCTCGAGCAAGAGCAGATTTACTGTAACATTGCCGATTTCAGTGGTCCATTCGTCCACATCGATTGGCCACACGCCTGCGATGCCCATTGCACGAATGGATGCGGCTGTTGTAAAACATCCGTTGCCCGTACATTATGCAAAGACGATGACGTCATCATCGTCATCGGTGACTCAGTGACGGACTTCGAACTCGCAAAACAAGCGGATCGTGTCTATGCCCGTGATTATCTGATCACGTTGTGTGAAGAAAATGATATCGCCTATACACCTTTTGAGACGTTCCACGATATCGTTCATGATTTAGCACGATCGGAGGTGACGATATGA
- a CDS encoding 2,3-diketo-5-methylthiopentyl-1-phosphate enolase: MAYITATYQLTARDRLEQRAEQLALGLTVGSWTELNHLEQQQLASFKGEVVHTEERDGKGYITIRYPEHNVSRDFSAILTTVFGKLSLDGEIKLTELLLPDTFTSDFPGAKFGIQGVRSLIGVEDRPLLMSIFKGVIGRDLSFLRDQLEGQLAGGIDLVKDDEILYDNPLTPTIDRARIGREVIDAHFHRTGKRALYAITLSGPVFTLKDQAKRLIDAGATAFLLNTFTYGLDVLRELASDPEINVPIFNHPAYSGALIASPNHGVAAPVLLGTLPRVAGADLTLFPSPYGNVALPKDVARGIAVEATRLGQTKAIFPVPSAGIHPGLVAQLVRDFGIDSVINAGGGVHGHPQGAAAGVIAFRQALDAALANESLSNAASRHEELRVALDAWGIKS, translated from the coding sequence ATGGCTTACATCACAGCTACTTATCAATTGACCGCCCGCGATCGACTGGAGCAACGCGCCGAACAACTCGCGCTTGGTCTGACGGTTGGTTCCTGGACGGAGCTGAATCATCTTGAGCAACAACAACTCGCCTCATTCAAAGGAGAAGTCGTACATACGGAAGAGCGCGACGGGAAAGGCTATATCACGATTCGTTACCCGGAACACAATGTATCGCGCGACTTTTCTGCGATCTTGACGACCGTCTTCGGGAAACTCTCACTCGACGGTGAAATCAAATTAACAGAACTGCTACTACCCGATACATTCACGTCGGATTTTCCAGGTGCGAAGTTCGGGATCCAAGGGGTTCGTTCCTTGATTGGTGTCGAAGATCGTCCACTGTTAATGAGCATCTTCAAAGGGGTCATCGGACGCGATTTATCGTTCCTTCGTGATCAACTCGAAGGACAACTTGCTGGTGGGATCGATCTCGTCAAGGACGATGAGATCCTATATGACAATCCGTTGACACCGACGATTGATCGGGCACGGATAGGACGTGAGGTTATCGATGCTCATTTCCACCGGACCGGTAAACGTGCGTTGTATGCGATCACACTTAGTGGTCCCGTCTTTACGCTCAAGGATCAAGCCAAACGATTGATTGACGCTGGAGCAACTGCTTTCTTGTTGAATACCTTCACATACGGACTCGACGTCTTACGTGAATTGGCAAGTGATCCGGAGATCAACGTTCCCATTTTCAATCATCCGGCTTACAGCGGTGCATTGATTGCTAGCCCGAACCACGGTGTTGCAGCGCCTGTCTTACTTGGCACATTACCGCGCGTTGCTGGTGCAGACTTAACACTATTCCCGTCACCTTACGGCAATGTCGCTCTTCCGAAGGACGTCGCCCGCGGCATCGCGGTTGAAGCGACTCGCCTCGGTCAGACGAAAGCGATTTTCCCTGTCCCTTCAGCCGGTATTCACCCAGGACTCGTTGCTCAACTCGTACGCGACTTCGGGATCGATTCCGTCATCAACGCTGGTGGTGGCGTACATGGTCATCCGCAAGGTGCTGCGGCTGGTGTTATCGCTTTTCGTCAAGCACTTGATGCGGCACTCGCAAATGAATCCCTATCGAATGCTGCGTCACGACATGAAGAATTACGAGTCGCGCTCGACGCTTGGGGGATCAAGTCATGA
- the mtnK gene encoding S-methyl-5-thioribose kinase: protein MTYKAFTEQDAIERVRSLGLIGDGAVEAEEIGDGNLNLVFRIREGEHRLILKQALPYAKVVGESWPLSLERAWIEQSALREFARHAVPFVPRVFHASHDEAYTVMEDLSHLTIVRSGLLAGEQYPLLAEHIGSYLARTLFHTSDFALGPVEKKRVARTYYNPDLCDITEKLIFTDPFHDAETNEIEAGLEEEVARLWADDELKREVAKLEALFITKGDALLHGDLHTGSIFASATETKVIDPEFAFYGPFGFDVGQFIAHLFFAAYPDYSALRDARIRDIDTFWLTFASTFRALWEREAVEPFRTSGLVDDVLSTILQDALGFAGCELIRRTIGLAPVADLETISSMTERLERKQHALRLGSALIKRRTECRTFDDLRNFDVTEELSR, encoded by the coding sequence ATGACATACAAAGCATTTACAGAACAGGACGCGATCGAACGGGTCCGCTCACTAGGACTGATCGGCGACGGAGCCGTCGAAGCAGAAGAGATTGGCGACGGCAATCTCAACCTTGTCTTTCGAATTCGAGAAGGTGAACATCGATTGATTCTAAAACAAGCACTTCCGTACGCGAAAGTCGTCGGTGAAAGCTGGCCACTATCACTCGAGCGGGCGTGGATCGAGCAATCCGCACTCCGTGAATTCGCCCGGCATGCCGTGCCGTTCGTACCGCGTGTCTTTCATGCTAGTCACGACGAGGCGTATACGGTCATGGAAGATCTTTCACATCTGACAATCGTTCGAAGCGGTTTACTCGCAGGTGAACAGTATCCGTTGCTTGCGGAACATATTGGTTCTTATCTCGCTCGGACTTTATTCCATACATCGGACTTTGCGCTTGGTCCGGTTGAAAAAAAACGTGTCGCCCGAACGTACTACAATCCGGACTTGTGCGACATCACGGAAAAATTAATCTTCACGGATCCGTTCCATGACGCGGAGACGAACGAGATTGAAGCCGGGCTTGAAGAAGAGGTGGCACGTCTATGGGCGGACGATGAGTTGAAACGCGAAGTCGCAAAACTCGAAGCGCTTTTCATCACGAAAGGAGATGCGTTGCTACACGGCGATCTACATACAGGAAGCATCTTTGCTTCGGCAACGGAAACGAAAGTCATCGATCCAGAATTCGCCTTTTATGGTCCATTCGGATTTGATGTCGGACAGTTCATCGCCCACTTATTCTTTGCAGCATACCCGGATTATTCAGCACTTCGTGATGCCCGGATTCGCGACATCGATACGTTCTGGCTGACGTTCGCTTCGACGTTCCGCGCCTTATGGGAACGCGAAGCCGTCGAACCATTCCGGACATCGGGACTCGTCGACGATGTACTGAGCACGATCTTGCAGGATGCCCTTGGCTTTGCCGGTTGCGAACTGATTCGTCGGACGATCGGACTCGCACCAGTCGCTGATTTAGAAACGATTAGTTCTATGACGGAACGACTAGAACGAAAACAACATGCTTTACGTTTAGGATCGGCGTTAATCAAACGTCGGACCGAATGCCGGACATTTGATGATTTACGAAACTTCGACGTAACGGAGGAACTTAGCCGATGA
- the mtnA gene encoding S-methyl-5-thioribose-1-phosphate isomerase gives MSTFVQSIRYEDRALTILDQTRLPQEEHYEVITDLAQAVEAIKQLRVRGAPAISLFGGFVLVQEAYRFEAELSIYKQTLLETSATLLATRPTAVNLRNVLDQLNPIIQDGTSVEEIRERLEQRTIALYDQDAQTSRQIGIHALELFQSGNRILTICNAGSIATAAYGTALAPFYIAKERGIELSVFASETRPLLQGARLTTWELQRAGIDVTLITDNMVAHTLKEKQIDAIIVGADRITRNGDTANKIGTFQLALLAQAFGIPFYVAAPLSTFDFSLVSGDAIEIEERDPQEVTTVQGVATAPEGVAVFNPAFDVTPHTLITGIITELGIITQPNEETIEKLTGLQPLG, from the coding sequence ATGAGTACATTCGTTCAAAGTATTCGTTATGAAGATCGTGCCTTGACGATTCTCGATCAGACACGTCTACCGCAGGAAGAACACTATGAAGTCATTACCGATCTTGCACAAGCGGTCGAAGCGATTAAACAACTGCGCGTCCGAGGGGCGCCTGCGATCAGTTTATTTGGCGGATTCGTACTCGTTCAAGAGGCGTACCGGTTTGAAGCAGAACTGTCGATCTATAAGCAGACTTTGCTTGAGACATCAGCGACGTTACTCGCGACACGACCGACGGCTGTTAACTTACGAAATGTCCTTGATCAATTGAATCCAATCATTCAAGACGGGACGTCGGTAGAAGAGATCCGCGAACGGCTCGAGCAGCGGACGATTGCCTTATACGATCAGGATGCGCAGACGTCACGTCAAATCGGGATTCATGCACTTGAATTGTTCCAGTCAGGTAACCGTATCCTAACGATCTGTAATGCTGGATCGATTGCGACCGCTGCTTATGGAACAGCACTTGCGCCGTTCTATATCGCAAAAGAACGCGGCATTGAATTATCTGTTTTTGCGAGTGAGACGCGACCATTACTGCAGGGAGCACGACTGACGACATGGGAGCTACAACGTGCCGGCATCGATGTCACGCTAATTACAGATAACATGGTCGCCCATACGCTGAAAGAAAAACAGATCGATGCAATCATCGTCGGGGCGGACCGGATTACACGCAACGGAGATACGGCGAATAAGATCGGAACGTTCCAACTAGCATTACTCGCTCAAGCTTTCGGTATCCCGTTTTACGTCGCAGCACCGCTCTCGACGTTTGATTTCTCACTTGTTTCCGGAGACGCGATCGAAATTGAAGAACGTGATCCGCAGGAAGTGACGACTGTCCAAGGTGTTGCGACAGCACCAGAAGGAGTTGCTGTCTTCAACCCAGCTTTTGATGTCACACCACACACATTGATCACGGGCATCATCACCGAACTTGGTATTATCACGCAACCGAATGAAGAAACGATTGAAAAATTAACGGGGCTTCAACCCCTCGGATAA
- a CDS encoding sugar ABC transporter substrate-binding protein, with amino-acid sequence MKKLAYAVLAPALLLAACANGEATTKVVKDVPKGVQSDVKIAVIRNLASDDHTKQFLDGARSEGEALGFKVSTFISEGNDVKFKELVAQAIQQDYDGLIISHGKEDYAYDMIKPAVDKGLKVVTFDTVTKKKGASLQDVTETFQNDHQLAKLSLDEVTKVTDKKPVRVIKLWFGPGFAPLDRRQEIYKTYEADGKIKTLETVGPTNFQDVQGDIATKMNAILAKYPKGSVDAVWGAWDEVAKGAYKSLKDNKRQEIPLISIDVSNQDINLMREKGSNWVSTSAVDPFLIGQTDMRLLAKKIAGEKTPDSFDLDAKLVEQKALKQDTTMYNLDTIIKGWSTSDKFNEPWMDRLRDVHKKQ; translated from the coding sequence ATGAAAAAATTAGCTTACGCCGTCCTAGCACCGGCCTTATTACTAGCGGCTTGTGCGAATGGAGAAGCGACGACGAAAGTCGTCAAGGATGTACCAAAAGGAGTTCAATCGGATGTCAAGATCGCCGTCATCCGTAACCTCGCATCGGACGACCATACGAAGCAATTCCTTGATGGCGCACGAAGTGAAGGAGAAGCGCTCGGCTTTAAAGTCAGCACGTTCATTTCGGAAGGTAACGATGTCAAGTTCAAGGAACTGGTCGCGCAGGCGATTCAGCAAGATTATGATGGGCTCATCATTTCGCACGGTAAGGAAGACTATGCCTATGACATGATCAAACCAGCAGTCGATAAAGGACTGAAGGTCGTGACGTTCGATACGGTCACGAAGAAAAAAGGGGCATCTCTACAAGACGTGACGGAAACGTTCCAAAACGATCATCAACTTGCGAAGCTATCACTCGATGAAGTGACGAAGGTGACGGACAAAAAGCCGGTCCGTGTCATCAAACTCTGGTTCGGACCAGGTTTTGCCCCGCTCGATCGTCGTCAGGAAATCTATAAGACGTACGAAGCAGACGGCAAAATCAAAACGCTTGAGACGGTTGGACCGACGAACTTCCAAGATGTCCAAGGGGATATCGCGACAAAGATGAATGCCATTCTCGCGAAATACCCGAAAGGAAGCGTTGATGCCGTTTGGGGAGCATGGGACGAAGTCGCAAAAGGCGCTTACAAATCGCTCAAGGATAATAAACGTCAAGAAATCCCATTGATCTCGATCGATGTCTCAAATCAGGACATCAACCTGATGCGTGAGAAAGGCAGCAACTGGGTTTCGACGAGTGCGGTGGATCCATTCCTGATTGGACAAACGGACATGCGACTACTGGCTAAGAAAATCGCCGGAGAGAAGACACCAGATAGCTTTGATCTCGATGCGAAACTCGTTGAGCAGAAGGCATTGAAGCAGGACACAACGATGTATAATCTCGATACGATCATCAAAGGTTGGAGTACGTCGGATAAATTCAATGAGCCGTGGATGGACCGGTTGCGTGACGTCCATAAAAAACAATGA
- a CDS encoding sugar ABC transporter ATP-binding protein, translating to MTSINHHLEMTGISLAFPGVQALKQVSFEVKSGEIHALVGANGAGKSTLMKVLSGAETADEGIIRLDGKELSIQSPRDAKRIGIDLVQQEVDVALVPYLTVAENICLDLLTDGTMTGLVSQRRYIQRAKEALATLQADISVKTRVEELRLAEKQLVLIARALVQERRFLILDEPTAPLSQAETSHLFSVVRRLAERGLGIIFISHRLQELYDICDSISVMRDGQLISRHLLTDITKEAVVEQMLGRKLTSVAKTSRINATNVLTVESATNADVRDISLTVQAGEVVGIAGLVGAGKTELCKALFGDRPFQEGEVRIGGKAHRLCNPQAAIQAGIGLVPEERRKEGILVADSVAENLTAAAAHDFVNRWGLMDRRKEVEQASKWVKELGIKVADVKQEVGQLSGGNQQKVAIGKWLLTDVSVLVLDEPTKGVDVGAKQDIYRLIDELAQQQKGILYATSEWDELLTVTDRIYVMFDGRIVHETKTADTLEETLLWYATGGGQR from the coding sequence ATGACGTCTATCAATCATCACCTGGAGATGACCGGGATTTCACTTGCGTTTCCGGGAGTCCAGGCACTCAAGCAAGTCTCCTTTGAGGTGAAGTCTGGTGAAATTCATGCGCTTGTCGGTGCGAATGGTGCCGGTAAGTCGACGCTGATGAAAGTCTTATCTGGAGCGGAAACAGCGGATGAAGGAATCATCCGTCTTGACGGGAAAGAACTGTCAATTCAATCTCCGCGTGATGCAAAACGAATCGGGATTGATCTCGTCCAACAAGAGGTTGATGTGGCGCTTGTCCCGTATTTGACGGTTGCTGAGAATATCTGTCTCGATCTGTTGACGGACGGAACAATGACGGGTTTGGTATCCCAACGCCGTTACATACAGCGTGCGAAAGAAGCGTTAGCAACATTACAGGCGGATATTTCCGTCAAGACACGTGTCGAAGAATTACGTCTTGCTGAAAAGCAACTCGTATTGATTGCACGCGCCCTCGTTCAGGAACGTCGTTTTTTAATTTTGGATGAACCGACGGCACCTCTCAGTCAGGCGGAAACAAGCCATCTCTTTTCAGTCGTGCGTCGTTTAGCGGAACGGGGACTTGGGATCATTTTCATTTCCCACCGCCTACAAGAATTGTATGACATTTGCGACTCCATCTCGGTCATGCGCGACGGTCAACTCATCTCGCGACATCTTTTGACAGACATCACGAAGGAAGCTGTCGTTGAGCAGATGCTCGGGCGTAAGCTTACGTCTGTCGCGAAAACGTCACGGATCAATGCGACGAACGTACTGACGGTCGAGAGTGCCACGAATGCGGACGTCCGCGACATCTCCTTGACGGTTCAAGCAGGGGAAGTCGTTGGTATCGCGGGTCTTGTCGGTGCCGGTAAAACGGAATTATGCAAAGCATTATTCGGTGATCGCCCGTTTCAGGAAGGGGAGGTTCGTATAGGTGGAAAAGCCCATCGCCTTTGCAATCCACAAGCTGCGATTCAAGCGGGAATCGGTCTCGTTCCGGAAGAACGGCGAAAAGAAGGAATTCTTGTTGCCGATTCTGTCGCAGAAAACCTGACAGCAGCGGCAGCTCATGATTTCGTCAACCGCTGGGGACTGATGGATCGTCGTAAAGAAGTCGAACAGGCATCGAAATGGGTCAAGGAGCTGGGCATCAAAGTGGCAGACGTGAAACAGGAAGTAGGTCAACTATCCGGTGGGAATCAACAAAAAGTCGCCATCGGAAAATGGTTACTGACCGATGTTTCTGTCCTCGTCTTAGATGAACCGACGAAAGGTGTCGATGTCGGAGCTAAACAAGATATCTATCGTCTGATTGACGAACTCGCGCAACAACAAAAAGGGATCCTTTACGCGACGAGTGAATGGGATGAACTTTTGACCGTCACGGACCGAATCTACGTCATGTTCGATGGACGAATTGTCCATGAAACGAAGACGGCGGATACATTAGAAGAAACCTTGTTGTGGTATGCGACAGGAGGAGGGCAACGATGA
- a CDS encoding ABC transporter permease, with product MNEVVSKQMNRGKGLRPVLGFLNDWGIVLAILALVLFFATTAPTFLQGTNLINILRSISIVTIIAIGLTVSLTINGFDLSVGSTATLASSFVVSFFVWYSLPLGVSIGLALLLSLSVALLNILLIVWFKIPDLFATLATMFIVEGAAMTYTGGGSISAGMPRLDGTPTVGTIPEAFAKISQAPWIIVIMLVVVAVTHVFLSHTRHGRFLYIIGGNPEAARLTGIRVNRYRALAYLIAGLLAAIGGILLASQVGSSQINAGSGYLMPAVAAAFIGSSFAGQGKPNALGTLVGACLVGILENGLVMLSVPYYSLNIIKGLVLAVALATTYARYRKK from the coding sequence ATGAATGAGGTAGTATCAAAACAAATGAATCGGGGGAAAGGTTTACGTCCGGTCCTTGGATTCTTGAACGACTGGGGGATCGTCCTCGCGATCCTTGCCCTCGTCCTGTTTTTTGCGACGACGGCTCCAACATTCCTACAAGGGACGAATTTGATCAATATTTTACGAAGTATCTCCATCGTGACGATCATCGCGATCGGCTTGACGGTTTCATTGACGATCAATGGATTTGACTTATCCGTAGGATCAACTGCAACACTTGCAAGCTCCTTCGTCGTCTCATTCTTCGTCTGGTACAGTCTGCCACTCGGTGTCTCGATTGGTCTAGCACTCCTTCTGTCTTTAAGTGTCGCCTTGTTGAACATCTTACTTATCGTCTGGTTTAAGATTCCGGATTTGTTTGCGACGCTTGCGACGATGTTCATCGTCGAAGGTGCCGCGATGACGTATACTGGTGGTGGTTCAATCAGTGCCGGAATGCCGCGCTTAGACGGTACACCAACAGTCGGCACAATTCCGGAGGCGTTCGCGAAAATTAGCCAGGCGCCTTGGATCATCGTCATCATGCTCGTCGTCGTCGCTGTGACACATGTCTTTTTAAGTCATACGCGACACGGTCGTTTTCTCTATATCATCGGTGGAAATCCAGAAGCCGCACGACTGACGGGAATTCGTGTCAACCGCTACCGGGCACTCGCATATCTGATTGCTGGGTTACTCGCTGCAATCGGTGGGATTTTGCTTGCGTCACAAGTCGGATCGTCGCAAATCAACGCCGGGTCCGGTTACTTGATGCCAGCGGTCGCAGCTGCCTTCATCGGCTCATCGTTCGCAGGGCAAGGGAAACCGAATGCCCTTGGCACACTCGTCGGGGCTTGTCTCGTCGGGATTCTTGAAAATGGTCTTGTCATGTTGTCTGTTCCATACTATTCGTTGAATATCATCAAAGGGCTGGTCCTTGCGGTCGCACTCGCGACGACCTATGCGCGGTATCGGAAAAAATAA